In Passer domesticus isolate bPasDom1 chromosome 1, bPasDom1.hap1, whole genome shotgun sequence, one DNA window encodes the following:
- the FAM171A1 gene encoding protein FAM171A1: MSRSAALLLCLLGCNVWKAVTKTLGAPEAAQEVTLKVHVSDASTHQPVTEAFIEIFTNQISIASGTSGADGTAFLKFQYKLGNQLIVTASKHAYVPNSAPWKPVRLPVFSSLSLGLLPERSATLMVYDDVVQIVSGFQGARTQPQVHFQRRSVKLPENTSYSDLTAYLTAASSPWEVDSFPYLQGLDGNGTGNSTRYDLTPVTAVSVHLLSSDGTPVPVNGPIYVTVPLPANSNLKHNAHVPAWRFDQKFGTWLKSSLGIVQQEGNQLTWTYIAPQLGYWVAAMSPTIPGPVVTHDITSYHTMFLLAILGGMALILLVLLCLLLYYCRRKCLRPRQHHKKLQLSTALDTSKKDQATSMSHINLIFSRRESEFPGGLSVASNGHAENSGAKELISAVHMEMVSPTGEADMHTPMLKHSFSTSQEFSSREELLSDKEKDKSRISLDDLTPSGSLRKDYHKSADSFPLKTRKSTETAEGYESPIKDEYRRSYNAMLSQPLFEKQEREIQVSMNHIATGSKYNIQEQIYPTPSAPEKELLDCRPTDCMMSRSVDHLERPTSFPRPGQLICCNSVDQVNDSVYRKVLPALVIPGHYMKLPGEHPFVSQPLVVPADQQIDLERLQAELPNPHARLFPHPAQQLQPQQLASQAISQQHLQDAGAAEWSQQNASMSESISIPASLNDASLAQMNSEVQLLTEKALMELGGGKPLPHPRAWFVSLDGRSNAHVRHSYIDLQRAGRNGSNDASLDSGVDMNEPKSARKGRGDHLSAPQSHPPVQEHQQRERKVSDSTAYTQLVYLDDMDQSGSECGTAVCSPEDNALRCLLEGTSKRSGVQLPSLQEETRTVDTKPEPLTSPEHGTSVQDDDDEDEEDEEDDQGEDKKSPWQKREERPLMTFNLK, encoded by the exons AAGTAACGCTGAAGGTCCATGTAAGCGATGCCAGCACCCATCAGCCAGTAACTGAAGCCTTCATTGAGATTTTTACCAACCAGATCTCCATTGCATCTGGAACCTCAGGAGCAGATGGCACTGCCTTCCTCAAGTTTCAGTATAAGTTGGGCAATCAGCTGATAGTGACTGCTAGTAAACATGCATATGTGCCAAATTCTGCACCATGGAAACCTGTAAGATTGCCTG TGTTCTCTTCACTGAGCCTCGGCCTTCTTCCTGAACGCTCAGCTACTCTGATGGTCTATGATGATGTAGTCCAGATAGTCTCAGGATTTCAAG gTGCACGGACTCAGCCACAAGTTCACTTTCAGAGAAGATCTGTGAAATTGCCAGAGAACACTAGCTACAGTGATTTGACAGCATATCTGACTGCAGCCAGTTCACCCTGGGAAGTGGACAGTTTCCCTTATTTGCAGGGATTAGATGGAAATGGAACAG GAAACAGCACCAGGTATGACCTCACCCCTGTCACTGCCGTCAGcgtccacctgctcagcagcgaCGGCACCCCCGTCCCCGTCAACGGCCCCATCTACGTAACAGTGCCTCTGCCAGCAAACAGCAACTTGAAACACAATGCACACGTTCCAGCGTGGAGGTTTGACCAAAAATTTG GGACATGGCTGAAGAGTAGTTTGGGCATTGTACAACAAGAAGGAAATCAGTTAACTTGGACTTATattgcacctcagctgggctactGGGTTGCAGCTATGTCACCTACTATCCCAG GTCCCGTTGTAACACACGACATTACCAGCTATCACACAATGTTTCTTTTGGCAATTTTAGGAGGCATGGCTCTCATACTTCTAGTCTTGCTGTGTCtgcttttgtattattgcag AAGAAAATGTCTCAGACCACGTCAACATCATAAGAAACTGCAACTTTCGACAGCACTGGACACTTCTAAGAAGGATCAAGCAACCTCAATGTCCCatataaatttaatattttcacgTCGTGAGTCAGAATTTCCAGGTGGATTGTCTGTTGCTAGCAATGGACACGCTGAAAACTCAGGGGCAAAGGAATTAATCAGTGCTGTCCACATGGAGATGGTATCACCTACTGGAGAAGCAGATATGCATACACCTATGCTCAAACACTCCTTCAGTACTTCCCAGGAGTTTAGCTCCCGAGAGGAACTGCTCTCTGACAAGGAGAAAGACAAGAGCAGAATTTCCTTGGATGACCTGACTCCCAGTGGGTCTCTAAGAAAAGACTACCATAAGTCAGCAGATAGTTTTCCTCTAAAGACAAGAAAATCTACAGAAACAGCTGAAGGCTATGAGTCCCCTATCAAAGATGAGTATAGGAGAAGTTACAATGCTATGCTGTCTCAGCCTTTATTTGAAAAGCAAGAGAGAGAAATTCAAGTATCTATGAACCATATTGCTACTGGAAGTAAATACAATATTCAGGAACAAATATACCCCACACCTTCAGCCCCTGAAAAAGAGCTGCTGGACTGCAGACCTACTGATTGTATGATGTCCCGTTCAGTTGATCACCTTGAAAGACCTACGTCTTTCCCTCGACCAGGTCAGTTAATCTGCTGCAATTCTGTTGACCAAGTCAATGACAGTGTTTACAGAAAGGTTTTGCCTGCACTGGTCATCCCAGGTCATTACATGAAGCTGCCCGGAGAGCACCCTTTCGTTAGCCAGCCCCTGGTTGTCCCAGCTGACCAGCAGATTGATCTGGAAAGACTTCAGGCTGAGCTTCCTAACCCTCACGCACGGCTTTTCCcacaccctgcccagcagctgcagccccagcagttGGCATCCCAAGCAATATCTCAGCAACATTTGCAAGATGCAGGTGCGGCTGAGTGGAGTCAGCAAAATGCTTCCATGTCTGAATCTATTTCCATTCCTGCCTCTCTTAACGATGCATCCCTGGCTCAGATGAATAGTGAAGTGCAGCTTCTTACAGAAAAGGCTTTGATGGAATTAGGAGGTGGAAAGCCACTGCCTCATCCTCGAGCATGGTTTGTCTCTCTAGATGGGCGTTCAAATGCTCACGTTAGACATTCATACATTGATCTCCAAAGAGCTGGTAGGAACGGGAGTAACGATGCCAGTTTGGACTCTGGCGTTGACATGAATGAACCGAAATCTGCCCGAAAGGGAAGAGGAGATCATCTGTCTGCGCCACAGAGTCACCCCCCAGTGCAGGAGCACCAGCAGAGAGAGCGGAAGGTTTCAGACAGCACAGCTTACACACAGCTCGTGTACTTGGATGATATGGACCAAAGTGGCAGCGAGTGTGGAACAGCAGTTTGCAGCCCTGAGGACAATGCTCTCCGATGCCTCCTAGAAGGCACCAGTAAGAGAAGTGGTGTGCagctgcccagcctgcaggaggAAACCAGAACTGTGGATACCAAACCAGAGCCATTAACTAGTCCTGAACATGGAACATCCGTtcaagatgatgatgatgaagatgaggaggatgaggaagatgACCAAGGTGAAGATAAGAAGAGTCCTTGGCAGAAACGAGAGGAAAGACCACTAATGACTTTCAATCTAAAATGA